The Kribbella shirazensis genomic interval CTGCGACCCCGGTGACCTCTCTCACCAGCACGTCATAGTCAGCCTCCATGCCGTCCCCGACGAACGTGGCGAAGAAGTGACTGTCCTCCGCTGGTGCGACCTGAACGACCGGAATATCTGTCGACGACCAGCCGACTCCTCCGAAGTGCCGCTCCGTCAGCACCGCGCGCGCAGTGATGATCCCGACGCGCTGATCCGGCCTGATCGCCTGCGCGGCCAGCGGCACCTGCAGCAACGACGAAGCGTACACGGGCACGGAAACCGCGCCGGCGAGCTCTCGCTGGTACGCCGCGAGAAAGCCGCAACTGGTGGTAATGGCCTGGACACCTTCGGACTCCAGGTCGCGGACCCCGTCGATGAACGGCTGCAGGAGCGACTCATCTGGTTCCGCCTGAGCCAGCCGCGACGCCACAGCGCCACGGACGACCCGGTACGCGACCGGGAAGGGCCACGTCGTCGCATTGCCGATGTCACCGCGGGCGCGCGGGAACTTGGTGTCCATCATCAGGACGCCGAGCGGTCTTTGATAGATCGTCTGTCCTCCGGTTAGCATCACGATCGCCACTATAGCATCACGATATCGATATCCGAAATAGCTTGCCGCTCTCACAGCTGCTAGCCGTGCTTTCACCGATGGCCAAGCGTCCCTTAACATTGATCTTCGATATCGTTATTCGTTGACGGCGTATCGCGAGCGGCATAGGATTGTCCAGCCAGACAGATGCAGTGTCCGGCTGGTCCGCGTCTCGCCACCCGGCGAGGCTCTCATCGAAGGAGTGTGCAACAGGGATGTCGGACGTTCAGCGCTCCGTTGGTGAGCTGACCATCCTCGTCGACCGGACCTTGTGTGTCGGGTTCGCCCAGTGCATCGACGAGTCCCCCGAGGCGTTCGATCTGGACGACGACGGCATCGTCGCGTTCGTGGCGCCCGAGACCGTCAGCAGGGACGATCTCCTGCGGGCATGCGCGGCCTGTCCAGTCGAGGCCTTGGTAGTCACAGCCAAGTCAGGTGAACGCCTCGTTCCCTAGCTGTACTGATCAAGGCATGATGGTTGAGAAGGTGTGACAACACCGGTGAGAGTGGTTGATGGATGAAGACCCCGGGCGTGGATTGAGCTGTCTAGGAACAAGTTCCGCCACCAGGAGGTCCTCGTCTCCCACGCTAACGTGCTTGACCCCGCGCGCTGGTGCCGCGCGTCGTTAGTTGATTTGCGGTTGGCAGTTGGGATGATGAGGTATGGCGAATCGCCCTGCGGCGGCGTTGGTTCTGCGTGAGGGTGACGAGGAAGGCTTGGCCGCGCTGACGCGGGCGTCGAGTGTGCGGGCGGGGCTGGCGCAGCGGGCCCGGATCGTGTTGCTGGCCTCGCAGGGGGTCTCGAACACCAAGATCGCGGAGTTGGTTGGTGTGTCGCGGCCGACGGTGATCGGCTGGCGCGACCGCTACGCCGAACGCGGACTGGCCGGGCTGGACGACGAGCCACGTGCGGGCCGGCCACGCACGGTGGACCATCGGGGCATCGTCGCGGCGACGTTGACGCCACCGCCGAAGAAGTACGGGGTGACGCACTGGTCGTCTCGGCTGCTGGGGCGGCATCTGCGGATCGGGGACGCCACGGTCGCGCGAGCGTGGCGTGAGTTCGGGGTGCAGCCGTGGCGGTCGGAGTCGTTCCGGTTCTCCACCGAGCCCGAACTGGTGGCCAAGGTGACCGACGTGGTCGGGCTGTTACCTGGCGCCCCCGGACAACGCGATCGTGCTGTGCGTGGACGAGAAGTCGCAGATCCAGGCACTGGACCGCACAGTCCCGATCCTGCCGCTGCAGCCGGGACTGGCCGAACGCCGCTCGCACGACTACGTCCGGCACGGCACCACGACCCTGTTCGCCGCACTGGAGATCGCCACCGGCCAGGTCACCGCGGCCTGCAAACCGAGACATCGCCACCAAGAGTTCCTCGCGTTCCTCAAACAGGTCGCCCGTGCCAATCCCAGCCGCGAACTGCACCTGGTGATGGACAACTACGCGGCCCACAAACATCCCAAGATCAAGGCCTGGCTGGCTGACAACCCGCGCGTCAACGTGCACTTCACACCGACACACGCGTCCTGGATGAACCCCTGGTCGAGGTGTGGTTCTCCATCATCGAACGCCAAGCCATCCACCGCGGCACCTTCCGATCCGTCCACGATCTCAACGCCAAGATCCGGGCCTTCATCACCGGATGGAACGACCGATCCCACCCGTTCGTCTGGACCAAGACAGCCGACCAGATACTCAATAAGGCCAACCGTCAGAAGACCTCAGACGCGGGGCACTAGTTCGCGGCTGGCGCGTCTGGTCGTCAATGACGAGCTGACCGATCGTGGGGGCCGCGGATAGGTTCGAGGTGGCGTGGCCGACTGCGAAACGATGGCCGGCCCGTACCGTGAACTCGGTGCGGCCGACCGCTCGTCGAGGCGCGACAGCCGGTTCAGCCCGACACCGGAAAACCCCGGCAACGCCCACTACGAAACAAGATCGGCACCGGTTCGTCCACACCATCCTCGACGACCATTCCCGGCTCGCTTCCGCCGAAATCTACGACGCCGGACCGCCGCAGCGGCCGTGCTGCGCACTGCGGCCGCCTGGTTCACCGAGCGCTGCTCACCATCCAGCGGATCTGTGGCGTCCGGCACCCCCACCGGTCAACGTTGCTTCTCCGAGAGGGTGCGCTGCGACTTCTTGCTTGTTGACCGTGCTGGCGGGCGGAGTCACCGCCGGAGGCTCGAGATTCCCTGTCGGGAATCTGGCGACCCCACCGCGACGCCCTTGCTGGCTAGGATCCCTGTTAACGAATGTTGGTGCGGAACGAACCTCCCACGGCCGTTAGCCGACGGCAGCCAGTCCGAGCGACCAAGGGAGCCCGCCGTGATCCTCCGGATGGAAATCGACATCGCCGTGTTCGCGCACCAACACAATGCAGGATGCGCCGGCGGAGCAAGGAGTCACAACGTGCTCCATCGACCGGGCCCGCACAAAACCCGCGCTACGCGATCTGGAGCGGCTTGACATCTCGTAGGAACTCAACGCCAACTGCTGCCGCTCCAACCTCTGTGCGACGCCTGCGCCGAACTCGGCACACACCCAAGAAGACCCGCCCTTACCGGCGACAGCCAACGGCAATATCGAGAGATACCACCGCATCCTCGCCGCCGGGTGAGCCTTCAAACAGCTCTAACCAACCGAACAAGCCCGGCCACGATACCCTACTCGCCCGGCTCAACCACTTCAACAACCGCTGACCCCGCACCACAACCTGGCAACGTCCCATCCATCGCCCGCATGACCAACCTCCCTCAGCAGTACACCAGCGCCGGGCTGCGGCACGCTGTCACCTCATGCCCACGCAGCGACGCGCACGGATGTGTCGCCTGCGAGGCGTCACATCAAATCTGCTCGACGCCGGAAGGACCACATTTGTGGCGAGCGTTCGATCTGAACGCCGGCATCCCAGGAGGCGCCCGGTAGTTCGCATTGCCGCCGGAACGAGGCGACCATCTCACGAGACAACGCGGGGTCGGCGGCTGCTTGCCGTGCAAGGTCCAACGCGACCTGCTCGACGTCAGCGTCGTCGACAGCTTGCCAGGCCATTCCCAGTTCGCACGCACGACTTCCACTGATCTGGCAGCCGAACAGCCCTATCGCGGCAGCGGCCTCGCGCCCGGCTGACCGGGCCAGCAGACCGAAGTGTCCACCGCCGGGGTGCAGTCCGATCCGGGCGAACCCTGACAGCAATCTCGCGTCCCGAGAGACGATCCGCAGATCCGTCGCCATGGCGAGGTTCAGGCCGGCGCCGACCGCCGCGCCGCGGACCGCCGCCACTGTCGGCGACTTCGTCGTGCCCAGTCGCAAGAACGAATTGTAGATACCCGAGATCGTGCGATAGCTCCTGTCACCCGCTGGATCCGCTTCGGTGTCGGCCAGCAGGCCCCGATCGGCGCCGGCACAGAACGAGGCACCGCCGGTGATCAGAATGGCCCCAACCGACTCGTCGGCGTCGGCGCGGTCGATGGCGGCGACGATCTCGGCGGCCATCTGCGGCGTCAGAGCGTTGCGGCGTTCCGGCGCGCGCAAGGTCATGCGTGCGACGTTGTCGACGACCTCGTAGCTCACGTCAGTCACAGCGTACTCCCTGAAGACTCAGGAACGCGTCATATCCAAACTGGCTCATGATGAAAGGCGGCTCGGCCCCTACCTGTAGTAGAAGGTCATCGGAAGAGTGTTGACCGGCGTCTTCACCTGGTTGCCGTTGTACACGCGCGCCGGCACGTTGCCGAGGTTGTTCTTCGCGGTATAAATACCGTTGGTTATGAGGCCGAACCCGACGATTCCAATGGACCAAACCTGGTCGGCGTGCAGCCTGAACAGCTCCTGGCCCAGCGGGATCCGGGCGGCCTTGTCGGCCTCCAGACCGCGCTGATACAGCCTCATCGCATCCTTCAACAGCCGCACTGGCTCCGGCGGCTCGGTGCCGTCCTTGCCGCCGGAGACGAACCACTTCGCGTAGGGGATCCCGATCATCCCCGCGATGTTGTTGGGCACGGTCGGAAGAAAAGTGTCGGGGTTCGCGAATGGGTCATCGGTGGCCACATTGCTGATGAACAACATCAGGTCTCCGGTCAGCGAGCGCTCACTGAGCAGCGCAGCTGCGACAGTCTGGTTGGTGACGTCGATACCGAGCTGCACCCATTGTTTGCGAATCATCTCACCGACCGCCGGGAAGTTGGCCTGGGCGTTGGCCGATTGGAAGTTGAGCCGGATCCGGCCATTTCCGGACGGACGTAGCCGGAATCCCTGCTCGTCCTTGTTACTCAGTCCGATGCGATCCAGTAGCTGGTTGGCCTGCGCCACATCATAGGTGGCCCACTTCAACTGCCACTCAGCACCCGGATGGTACGGGCTGTTCTTAGCCGCCATGGTGGCCGACGGCGTCCCGGATCCGAGGAAGAAGGTCTGATTGACCTGGTCGCGATCGATCCCCAGGGAAAGGGCGCGCCGGAAATCCGCCGTGCGCAGGAGCTCACCGACCTCCGCGTCCTTGTTGTAGGCCAGGTTGATCCGGATCGCACAGTCCATCGAATCGCCTGGCGCACGATGCACAGTGAAATCCCCACGCTTCTCGTTCTGGACCAGCACCGGCAACTTGTCCACTTGCAACCCGCGATCCTGAAAGTCGAACTGGCCGCTGACGACACGCACCGTGATGACTTCGATGTCCTTCGACTGGCTCATCGTGATCGTCGGAATGTATGGCAGTTGGTTGCCCTCGGTGTCCACCCAGATGCTGTAGGGGTTCGCGGTCAGCTCCCACGGCGGATTGTTGATCGGCCGGCGGGTGATCCACGGCGTCACTGTCGGCAGGCCGGGGTTCAGTGCCCAGGAGTTCAAACTCTTCAGGTGGAGTGTCCAGTTCTGGAACCCGGCCTCGCGGGCCGCAGCGTTCGCAGCCGCCTCCGAGGTGTATTTCGGATGGAACCTGGACAGGTAGTGCTTCGGCGCGAAGCCACCACCACCCGTCGGTCCGGCGAACGCCTGGCCACCGACATCAGTGATGCCGGCCATCAACTCCGGCAGTATGGGGTACGGAGCCGGGCTCCGATACACCACAGTGTGAGCACCGACCTTCTCTATCGCCACCGGCTTGTTGCGCACCCGGAGCTTGGGCGTACCGCTACCCCGACTGAAGGCATCGTGGAGATCGATGTCGTCGCGCCAGAACAGGATGTCGTCGGCGGTGAACGGATGCCCGTCCGACCACTTCATCCCCCGACGCAATTGCACCACGAGCTCGGTGCGATCGGCGCTCAGCTCGAATCCCCGCGCGATGTTGGGAACGACATGCGAGCGGTCCTTGTCCCAGAACAGCAGGTTGTCCGGCCCGGAACAGAACCGGTTGGCGTTCTGGAAGTCCGCAGCGCCGATGAACCCGCGGCGGATCTGGCCGCCGTACTTGCCGATCTCATGGATCGGCTTGAGTACCAGCGGGTCCTGGCCGATCCGCTCCGCGACCGCTGGCAGCCTTCCGGCCGCCACCTGCTGGGCGAACTCGGGAGACTCCTTGAACATCTTCGGGAACTGTCCGGGGTCGCCAACGATCTCAGCGCCTTCGACAGCCGGCAGTTCACTGTCCTTG includes:
- a CDS encoding aspartate/glutamate racemase family protein; this translates as MAIVMLTGGQTIYQRPLGVLMMDTKFPRARGDIGNATTWPFPVAYRVVRGAVASRLAQAEPDESLLQPFIDGVRDLESEGVQAITTSCGFLAAYQRELAGAVSVPVYASSLLQVPLAAQAIRPDQRVGIITARAVLTERHFGGVGWSSTDIPVVQVAPAEDSHFFATFVGDGMEADYDVLVREVTGVAEALVREHPDVGAIVMECANLAPFSPPVRKATRLPVFDLFTLGMNAYHTSAGSEFPAGL
- a CDS encoding ferredoxin → MSDVQRSVGELTILVDRTLCVGFAQCIDESPEAFDLDDDGIVAFVAPETVSRDDLLRACAACPVEALVVTAKSGERLVP
- a CDS encoding enoyl-CoA hydratase-related protein, with protein sequence MTDVSYEVVDNVARMTLRAPERRNALTPQMAAEIVAAIDRADADESVGAILITGGASFCAGADRGLLADTEADPAGDRSYRTISGIYNSFLRLGTTKSPTVAAVRGAAVGAGLNLAMATDLRIVSRDARLLSGFARIGLHPGGGHFGLLARSAGREAAAAIGLFGCQISGSRACELGMAWQAVDDADVEQVALDLARQAAADPALSREMVASFRRQCELPGASWDAGVQIERSPQMWSFRRRADLM
- a CDS encoding ABC transporter substrate-binding protein, which codes for MSETEIDRRILLRNIAWGGGGMLLFGGCTPGAKSGATGKDSELPAVEGAEIVGDPGQFPKMFKESPEFAQQVAAGRLPAVAERIGQDPLVLKPIHEIGKYGGQIRRGFIGAADFQNANRFCSGPDNLLFWDKDRSHVVPNIARGFELSADRTELVVQLRRGMKWSDGHPFTADDILFWRDDIDLHDAFSRGSGTPKLRVRNKPVAIEKVGAHTVVYRSPAPYPILPELMAGITDVGGQAFAGPTGGGGFAPKHYLSRFHPKYTSEAAANAAAREAGFQNWTLHLKSLNSWALNPGLPTVTPWITRRPINNPPWELTANPYSIWVDTEGNQLPYIPTITMSQSKDIEVITVRVVSGQFDFQDRGLQVDKLPVLVQNEKRGDFTVHRAPGDSMDCAIRINLAYNKDAEVGELLRTADFRRALSLGIDRDQVNQTFFLGSGTPSATMAAKNSPYHPGAEWQLKWATYDVAQANQLLDRIGLSNKDEQGFRLRPSGNGRIRLNFQSANAQANFPAVGEMIRKQWVQLGIDVTNQTVAAALLSERSLTGDLMLFISNVATDDPFANPDTFLPTVPNNIAGMIGIPYAKWFVSGGKDGTEPPEPVRLLKDAMRLYQRGLEADKAARIPLGQELFRLHADQVWSIGIVGFGLITNGIYTAKNNLGNVPARVYNGNQVKTPVNTLPMTFYYR